In Quercus robur chromosome 11, dhQueRobu3.1, whole genome shotgun sequence, the following proteins share a genomic window:
- the LOC126706054 gene encoding basic form of pathogenesis-related protein 1-like, giving the protein MGFSKFLLAICFLGLTLIHVSLAQNSHFSFVHAHNVARAKVGISAMGWNNSLAAYALNYANTKKQNCELEHSQGPYGENIAEGSGNFSGVEAVKLWVDEKPNYDHNSNKCIGGECLHYTQVVWRDSVRVGCARVECENGGVFIICSYDPPGNYYGERPY; this is encoded by the coding sequence ATGGGGTTTAGCAAGTTTTTGCTGGCAATATGCTTCTTGGGGTTAACCCTAATTCATGTCTCCCTAGCCCAAAACTCCCACTTCAGCTTTGTCCATGCACACAATGTAGCTCGTGCCAAAGTTGGTATCAGTGCAATGGGATGGAACAACTCACTTGCAGCCTATGCTCTAAATTATGCTaatacaaagaaacaaaactgCGAATTGGAACATTCACAAGGGCCCTATGGAGAAAATATTGCTGAAGGTTCTGGTAACTTTAGCGGAGTAGAAGCAGTGAAATTGTGGGTAGATGAGAAGCCTAACTATGACCACAATTCTAACAAATGTATTGGTGGTGAGTGCCTGCACTATACTCAGGTTGTGTGGCGTGATTCTGTTCGTGTTGGATGTGCCAGAGTCGAGTGCGAAAATGGGGGGGTATTTATCATTTGCAGCTATGATCCTCCGGGTAATTATTATGGTGAACGTCCTTACTGA
- the LOC126706015 gene encoding basic form of pathogenesis-related protein 1-like, with product MGFSKFLLAICFLGLTLIHVSLAQNSHFSFVHAHNVARAKVGISAMGWNNTLAAYALNYANTKKQNCELEHSQGPYGENIAEGSGNFSGVEAVKLWVDEKPNYDHNSNKCIGGECLHYTQVVWRDSVRVGCARVECDNGGVFIICSYDPPGNYYGERPY from the coding sequence ATGGGGTTTAGCAAGTTTTTGCTGGCAATATGCTTCTTGGGGTTAACCCTAATTCATGTCTCCCTAGCCCAAAACTCCCACTTCAGCTTTGTCCATGCACACAATGTAGCTCGTGCCAAAGTTGGTATCAGTGCAATGGGATGGAACAACACACTTGCAGCCTATGCTCTAAATTATGCTaatacaaagaaacaaaactgCGAATTGGAACATTCACAAGGGCCCTATGGAGAAAATATTGCTGAAGGTTCTGGTAACTTTAGCGGAGTAGAAGCAGTGAAATTGTGGGTAGATGAGAAGCCTAACTATGACCACAATTCTAACAAATGTATTGGTGGTGAGTGCCTGCACTATACTCAGGTTGTGTGGCGTGATTCTGTTCGTGTTGGATGTGCCAGAGTCGAGTGCGACAATGGGGGGGTATTTATCATTTGCAGCTATGATCCTCCGGGTAATTATTATGGTGAACGTCCTTACTGA